Within the Burkholderia ubonensis genome, the region GCCGTTTGCGCGTGCGGTCGAGGCCGACGGCTGGCTGTACGTGTCGGGCCAGACGCCGATGGTGAACGGCGAGGTGGTCGAAGGCGGGATCGTCACGCAGTCGAAGCAGGCGATCGAGAACGTGATCGCGATCCTGAAGGAAGCCGGCTACGGCCTCGAGCACGTCGTGCGCTGCGGCGTGTGGCTCGACGACGCGCGCGATTTCGCGTCGTTCAACAAGGTGTTCATCTCGTACTTCGGCGAGCATCCGCCGGCGCGCGCGTGCGTGCAGTCGAGCATGGTGATCGACTGCAAGGTCGAGGTCGATTGCATCGCGTACAAGGCGCCGGTGAAGTAACGCGGCCGCGCTGCTGGTCGCAAGGCAAACAGCCCCGCCGGTGCAAACCGGCGGGGCTGTTGCGTTCAGGGCCGCGAGCAGCGGCCGGTGCGCGTCACTGCCGCGCCGTCCGCGCGTTATCCGGCATCGGCTGGTTGTAGTTCGTGCGGAACGGGTTGATGTCGAGCCCGCCGCGGCGCGTATAGCGCGCATACACCGCGAGCTTCACCGGTTTGCACGCATGCAGGATGTCGAGGAAGATCCGCTCGACGCACTGCTCGTGAAAGCCGGTGTGATTGCGGAACGAGATGATGTAGCGCAGCAGGCCCGCATGGTCGATCTGCGGCCCGACGTAGTGGATCTGCACGCTGCCCCAGTCCGGCTGGCCGGTGACCGGGCAGTTCGATCTCAGCAGGTCCGACACGAGCGTTTCCTCGACCGGCGCCTCGTCGTGCGCGGCGGCGAGCAGCGACGGATCGGGCTCATAGATGTCGGTGTCCAGATCGAGCCGGTCGAGCGACAGCCCGTCGAGCTCGTCCATCTCGAGCTTGCCGAAGTCGTGCGGCGACACGAGCTGCACGGAAACGCTCGCGCCGCACGCGGCCGACACGTCGCGCTTCAGCGCGTCGCGCACCGCGTCGATCGAATCGAACTTCGTCTGCGCGAACGAGCCGAGATACAGCTTGAACGACTTCGATTCGACGATGTTCGGCGATTCGGCCGGCACGTAGAACGTCGCGACCGCGACCTGCGGCTTGCCGCGCGCGTTGAGCCATGACAGCTCGTACGCGTTCCAGATGTCGGTGCCGAAGAACGGCAGCGCCGACGTGATGCCGATCTGCGCGCGCGCGCCGGCGCGCGGGATCGGGAACAGCAGCGACGCGTCGTACTGGTTCGCGTAGACGGTTGCCTTGCCGAGCGGGGAGTGTTCGGGATTCATGATGGATGGGCTCGCTCAGGACAGGAACAGGCGATAGGCCGGATTGCCGCTTTCCTCGACGTACGGATAGCCGAGCGTCGCGAGGAAGCGTTCGAACTCCGCATGGTCGGCGGGCGGCACCTGCAGGCCGACGAGGATCGAGCTGTAGTCCGCGCCCTGGTTGCGGTAGTGGAACAGGCTGATGTTCCAGTCGGGCGCCATCGACGACAGGAACTTCATCAGCGCGCCCGGGCGCTCCGGGAATTCGAAGCGGAACAGCCGCTCGTCGAGCGCGAGCGGCGAGCGGCCGCCGACCATGTAGCGGATGTGCTCCTTCGACAGCTCGTCGTGCGTCAGGTCGACGGTCTGGAAGCCGTGCGACTCGAAGTTCGCGGCGATTTCCGCTGATTCGCCGCGGCGCTTGATCTGCACGCCGACGAAGATGTGCGCGGCCTGCGCGTCGGCGATCCGGTAGTTGAACTCGGTGACGTTGCGGTCGCCGACGAGCGAGCAGAAGCGCTTGAAGCTGCCGCGCTCCTCGGGGATCGTCACCGCGAACACCGCTTCGCGCGCCTCGCCGACTTCGGCGCGCTCGGCGACGAAGCGCATCCGGTCGAAGTTCATGTTCGCGCCCGACGTGATCGCGACGAGCGTCTGGTTTTCGAT harbors:
- a CDS encoding RidA family protein; translation: MKRYGVGEAKGTGGQVMPFARAVEADGWLYVSGQTPMVNGEVVEGGIVTQSKQAIENVIAILKEAGYGLEHVVRCGVWLDDARDFASFNKVFISYFGEHPPARACVQSSMVIDCKVEVDCIAYKAPVK
- the queF gene encoding NADPH-dependent 7-cyano-7-deazaguanine reductase QueF (Catalyzes the NADPH-dependent reduction of 7-cyano-7-deazaguanine (preQ0) to 7-aminomethyl-7-deazaguanine (preQ1) in queuosine biosynthesis), which gives rise to MNPEHSPLGKATVYANQYDASLLFPIPRAGARAQIGITSALPFFGTDIWNAYELSWLNARGKPQVAVATFYVPAESPNIVESKSFKLYLGSFAQTKFDSIDAVRDALKRDVSAACGASVSVQLVSPHDFGKLEMDELDGLSLDRLDLDTDIYEPDPSLLAAAHDEAPVEETLVSDLLRSNCPVTGQPDWGSVQIHYVGPQIDHAGLLRYIISFRNHTGFHEQCVERIFLDILHACKPVKLAVYARYTRRGGLDINPFRTNYNQPMPDNARTARQ